From the Quercus lobata isolate SW786 chromosome 6, ValleyOak3.0 Primary Assembly, whole genome shotgun sequence genome, one window contains:
- the LOC115950788 gene encoding bromodomain and WD repeat-containing protein 3 isoform X1, translating into MALTKGLAGNMAFRKYVPSGDAQKDLKPLRFSIKGHEKTQLVDPNTSHTMERDVDIDHREIYFLIMHFLSAGPCHRTYGQLWNELLEHQLLPRRYHAWYSRNGTHSGDENDDGMSFPLNYAMLVERYPHIEKDHLVKLLKQLLLSAPSPSRGICGKNAPNAADVPTLLGRNSFSLLSYDRDKGNNEVKRPPAHMRWPHMRADQVRGLSLREIGGGFARHCRAPSIRAASYAIAKPSTMVQKMQNTKRLRGHRNAVYCAMFDRSGRYVVTGSDDRLVKIWSMETAYCLASCRGHEGDITDLAVSSNNALVASSSNDCSIRVWRLPDGFPISVLKGHTGAVTAIAFSPKPNSIYNLLSSSDDGTCRIWDARYSQFSPRIYVPRPSDSLAGKNNGPSSSSVPQSHQIFCCAFNANGTVFVTGSSDTLARVWNACKPNAEDLDQPNHEIDVLSGHENDVNYVQFSGCAVASKFTMSDTSKEENIPKFRNSWFTHDNIVTCSRDGSAIIWIPRSRRSHGKSGRWTRAYHLKVPPPPMPPQPPRGGPRQRMLPTPRGVNMIVWSLDNRFVLAAIMDCRICVWNAADGSLVHSLTGHTESTYVLDVHPFNPRIAMSAGYDGKTIVWDIWEGTPIRIYDTSRFKLVDGKFSPDGTSIILSDDVGQLYILNTGQGESQMDAKYDQFFLGDYRPLIYDTLGNALDQETQLPPYRRNMEDLLCGSDMVPYPEPYQTAYQQRRLGALGKEWHPSSLRLAVGPDFSVDPDYQMLPLADLDLSIEPLPEIVDAMDWEPENEVQSEDNDSEYNVTEDCFPGGEQGSLSSISSGDPECSAEDSEDEDSVDGLRRSKRKKQKAEVEIMTSSGRRVKRRNLDECDGNPHRFNRTRKSRNGRKASKRKSTSKSLRPQRAAARNALNLFSKITGTSTDGEDEDGSEDNLSESESSLHDSIVESDKSDSSLQNKQSKYLKGKEVSLDDCEDLVEPCELPESHFNDGNRKRLIFKLPIRDSNKLVLPRSISHKSNYQADLVGSSSKASQEAFEENGSHTSSQDQGHFSGDANCSTIERKGRGRLDKVEDHLDLSEFYSNGQIRWGGVKARTSKRLRFGEAVPSDAYDRSHVCQVGQGEKENNVDGNMKTQQDSVMISPPTIEIQNFGDNIDRMAVMNGKVIGDSTSEEFKGESPKSVHVVAQDTTISSLPYKNGTDHHPEQIERGTPSPTKLRIMSKRILEDPESPSKQEMRFLVENQNNGWHESPSNKEQDPVAPDGEGTSGVNADDEDESDSQIDKISLSLAHDSQELHLNSNKRYAAVYKRSKSHRSRANLEVDSGGVGESTSNASNNSIIAGLDSQEGFINGARRTRSTRLKEYTHDSDNVSDGLKSGPGDESGNTFRSTHNNSTHSCQTPTDNWGSTARITVGLRSTRNRRASNHVRDIIPVDRRKSHQSAKKRSWLMLSTHEEGSRYIPQQGDEVVYLRQGHQEYIDYFNSREPGPWTYIKGIIRAVEFCKVEDLKYSSLAGSGESCCKMILKFVDPDSNVYQQSFKLTLPEVMGFPDFLVERTRFDAAMAKKWTFRDKCKVWWRNEVEGEEDGSWWDGRITSSQAKSVDFPDSPWERYTIQYKTDPREKHNHSPWELFDTDTQWEEPHIDNEIRNKLLSAFAKLEQSGNKAQDRYGVQKLKIVSDKSHFTNRFPVVLSLEVIQARLENSYYRSMEALKHDAKVMLSNAESYFAKNVEMLDKIKRLSEWFTRTLASL; encoded by the exons gTCTTGCAGGAAATATGGCCTTTAGGAAATATGTCCCTTCTGGAGATGCGCAGAAGGATTTGAAACCTTTGAGATTTTCCATTAAGGGGCATGAGAAGACTCAACTTGTGGATCCAAATACAAGTCATACTATGGAGCGTGATGTGGATATTGACCACAgagaaatttattttcttattatgcATTTTCTTTCAGCTGGGCCATGTCACAGAACTTACGGCCAGTTGTGGAATGAACTTCTCGAACATCAACTTTTACCTAGAAGATATCATGCTTGGTATTCAAGGAATGGGACACATAGTGGGGATGAAAATGATGATGGCATGTCCTTTCCATTAAATTACGCCATGTTGGTGGAGAG GTATCCTCACATTGAAAAGGATCACTTGGTAAAGCTTTTGAAGCAGCTGTTGCTAAGTGCACCTTCTCCATCACGTGGCATATGTGGTAAAAATGCTCCAAATGCAGCTGATGTGCCTACTCTTCTTGGGAGGAATTCATTTTCACTATTAAGCT ATGATAGGGACAAAGGAAACAATGAAGTCAAGAGGCCCCCTGCTCACATGCGATGGCCTCATATGAGAGCCGATCAAGTTCGTGGGCTAAGTTTGAGGGAAATTGGGGGTGGTTTTGCAAGACATTGCCGTGCCCCTTCGATTCGTGCAGCAAGTTATGCCATTGCAAAACCATCTACCATGGTACAGAAGATGCAAAATACCAAGAGACTAAGGGGACACAGGAATGCTGTATATTGTG CAATGTTTGATCGCTCTGGGAGATATGTTGTTACTGGTTCAGATGATCGTCTTGTTAAAATCTGGTCAATGGAAACTGCATATTGTTTGGCCAGTTGCCGTGGACATGAA GGTGATATCACTGATTTGGCTGTGAGTTCCAACAATGCTTTGGTGGCATCGTCTTCAAATGACTGTAGCATTCGAGTG TGGCGTTTGCCTGATGGGTTCCCAATCTCAGTCCTGAAGGGGCATACTGGAGCTGTTACTGCTATTGCATTTAGCCCCAAACCTAACTCTATTTACAACCTTCTATC GTCATCTGATGATGGAACATGTAGGATATGGGATGCTAGGTATTCCCAGTTCAGTCCAAGGATATATGTTCCAAGGCCTTCAGATTCTCTAGCTG GAAAGAACAATGGTCCATCCTCAAGTAGTGTTCCTCAGAGccatcaaattttttgttgtgcATTTAATGCTAATGGAACTGTCTTTGTTACTGGTAGCTCTGACACTCTTGCCAGG GTGTGGAATGCTTGTAAACCAAATGCAGAAGACTTGGACCAACCAAATCATGAGATAGATGTGTTATCTGGCCATGAGAATGATGTCAATTATGTGCAATTTAG TGGATGTGCTGTAGCATCTAAATTTACTATGTCTGACACCTCAAAGGAAGAGAATATTCCAAAATTTAGGAATTCCTG GTTCACTCACGACAACATAGTTACCTGTTCTCGTGATGGCAGTGCAATTATTTGGATTCCCAGATCACGTAGATCACAT GGGAAATCTGGCCGTTGGACAAGAGCTTATCATCTCAAAGTTCCACCTCCACCAATGCCTCCTCAACCTCCACGAGGGGGTCCTCGTCAGAGAATGCTTCCAACTCCTCGTGGTGTTAATATGATTGTTTGGAGCTTAGACAATCGCTTTGTCCTTGCTGCTATCATGG ATTGCAGAATATGTGTTTGGAATGCTGCTGATGGTAGCTTAGTACATTCTTTGACAGGTCATACTGAATCT ACATATGTTCTGGATGTTCATCCTTTCAACCCACGGATAGCTATGAGTGCTGGTTACGATGGAAAAACCATAGTGTGGGAT ATATGGGAAGGTACACCTATCCGGATATATGATACTTCACGTTTCAAGCTGGTAGATGGGAAGTTTTCACC GGATGGGACATCAATTATACTTTCAGATGATGTTGGTCAACTGTATATATTAAACACTGGCCAAGGCGAGTCCCAAATGGATGCCAAATATGATCAG TTCTTCCTTGGTGATTATCGACCCCTTATTTATGATACGCTTGGAAATGCACTTGACCAG GAAACTCAGCTTCCACCATACCGACGGAATATGGAAGATCTTCTTTGTGGCTCAG ACATGGTGCCATACCCAGAACCCTATCAGACTGCATACCAACAAAGACGTTTAGGAGCTCTGGGTAAAGAATGGCATCCTTCTTCATTGAGACTTGCTGTTGGGCCTGATTTCAGTGTAGATCCAGACTACCAAATGCTTCCTTTGGCAGACTTGGATTTATCAATTGAACCACTGCCAGAGATTGTAGATGCCATGGATTGGGAACCAGAAAATGAAGTGCAAAGTGAAGATAATGATTCAGAATACAATGTTACCGAAGATTGTTTCCCCGGAGGGGAGCAAGGAAGTTTAAGTTCAATTTCCTCTGGTGATCCAGAGTGCAGTGCAGAAGACAGTGAGGATGAGGACTCAGTGGATGGCCTTCGTCGATCGAAGAGGAAAAAACAGAAGGCAGAA GTTGAGATCATGACTTCTTCTGGGAGGCGTGTTAAAAGGAGGAATCTGGATGAGTGTGATGGCAATCCACACAGATTTAATAGAACTAGGAAATCAAGAAATGGCCGAAAAGCTTCAAAGAGGAAATCCACATCAAAATCTTTGAGACCTCAAAGGGCTGCTGCACGCAATGCACTTAATTTGTTCTCAAAAATCACAGGAACATCTACAGATGGTGAAGACGAAGATGGCTCTGAAGATAATTTGTCAGAAAGTGAATCTTCGCTACACGATTCGATCGTTGAGAGTGATAAATCTGATAGTTCTTTGCAAAACAAGCAAAgcaaatatttaaaaggaaaagaagtgTCCCTGGATGACTGTGAGGATCTTGTTGAACCTTGTGAATTACCTGAATCTCATTTCAATGATGGAAACAGGAAGagattgattttcaaattgccTATTCGGGATTCAAATAAGCTTGTACTTCCAAGGAGCATATCACATAAAAGCAATTACCAGGCTGATCTGGTGGGATCATCATCTAAAGCTTCTCAGGAGGCCTTTGAAGAAAATGGGAGCCATACAAGCTCTCAGGATCAAGGGCACTTTTCTGGTGATGCAAACTGCAGTACTATAGAAAGAAAAGGGAGAGGGAGATTAGACAAGGTTGAAGATCATTTAGACCTGTCTGAATTTTACAGTAATGGCCAAATTAGATGGGGAGGGGTCAAGGCTCGTACATCCAAGCGTCTGAGATTTGGTGAAGCAGTGCCATCAGATGCATATGACAGATCTCATGTATGTCAGGTTGGTCAAGGTGAAAAAGAGAATAACGTCGATGGGAACATGAAAACTCAACAGGATAGTGTTATGATATCCCCCCCTACTATAgaaatccaaaattttggggaTAATATCGACAGGATGGCAGTAATGAATGGTAAAGTTATTGGTGATAGTACCTCTGAGGAATTTAAAGGTGAGTCACCAAAATCTGTTCATGTGGTTGCTCAGGATACTACCATCTCCTCTTTGCCGTACAAAAATGGGACTGATCACCACCCTGAGCAAATTGAGAGAGGCACACCTAGCCCAACAAAGTTAAGGATAATGTCGAAAAGGATTTTAGAGGATCCTGAAAGTCCTTCCAAGCAGGAAATGAGATTTTTGGTAGAAAATCAGAACAATGGTTGGCATGAAAGCCCTTCAAACAAGGAACAGGATCCAGTTGCACCTGATGGTGAAGGAACCAGTGGAGTTAatgcagatgatgaagatgaatcAGACTCTCAGATTGATAAAATTTCGTTGTCCCTGGCACATGATTCACAGGAGTTGCATTTGAATTCAAACAAAAGGTATGCGGCTGTTTACAAGAGGTCAAAATCACACAGGAGTAGGGCTAATTTAGAAGTTGATAGTGGTGGTGTGGGGGAAAGCACTTCAAATGCTAGCAACAATAGTATAATTGCAGGACTGGACTCTCAAGAAGGCTTTATTAATGGGGCTCGTAGGACAAGGTCCACGAGACTGAAGGAATATACACATGATTCAGACAATGTCAGTGATGGTCTCAAGTCAGGGCCAGGAGATGAATCAGGGAATACATTTAGAAGTACCCATAATAATTCCACTCACAGCTGTCAAACCCCTACCGACAATTGGGGATCAACTGCAAGAATTACTGTTGGACTGAGGTCAACTAGAAACAGGAGGGCCAGTAATCATGTTCGTGACATAATTCCAGTAGATAGAAGGAAGTCACATCAATCAGCTAAAAAAAGATCATGGTTAATGTTGTCAACACATGAGGAGGGTTCCCGATATATTCCCCAGCAAGGGGATGAAGTTGTATATTTGAGACAG GGGCATCAAGAgtatattgattattttaattcaaGAGAACCAGGGCCTTGGACATACATAAAGGGCATCATAAGAGCTGTGGAATTTTGTAAAGTTGAAGACCTCAAGTATTCCTCACTTGCAGGGTCTGGGGAGAGCTGCTGTAAAATGATACTTAAATTTGTAGATCCAGATTCCAATGTGTACCAACAATCTTTTAAATTGACTCTGCCTGAAGTGATGGGCTTCCCGGACTTTCTTGTTGAAAGGACTCGGTTTGATGCTGCCATGGCCAAAAAATGGACCTTCAGGGATAAGTGCAAAGTATGGTGGAGAAATGAAGTTGAAGGTGAAGAAGATGGTAGTTGGTGGGATGGTCGGATAACGTCCTCGCAGGCCAAATCAGTAGATTTTCCTGATAGTCCATGGGAGAGGTATACTATTCAGTACAAGACTGACCCCAGAGAAAAGCATAATCATAGTCCTTGGGAACTCTTTGATACTGATACTCAATGGGAGGAACCTCACATCGATAATGAGATCAGAAATAAGCTGCTGTCTGCTTTTGCCAAGTTAGAGCAGTCAGGCAACAAAGCCCAG GATCGTTATGgagttcaaaaattgaaaattgtttcaGACAAGTCACATTTTACAAACAG GTTTCCTGTTGTGTTGTCTCTCGAAGTGATCCAGGCAAGATTAGAGAACAGCTACTATAGAAGTATGGAGGCATTGAAGCATGACGCCAAGGTCATGCTGTCAAATGCCGAATCTTACTTTGCAAAGAATGTGGAAATGTTAGACAAGATAAAACGCCTTTCAGAATGGTTCACACGGACATTAGCCTCTTTGTAG
- the LOC115950788 gene encoding bromodomain and WD repeat-containing protein 3 isoform X2, producing the protein MALTKGNMAFRKYVPSGDAQKDLKPLRFSIKGHEKTQLVDPNTSHTMERDVDIDHREIYFLIMHFLSAGPCHRTYGQLWNELLEHQLLPRRYHAWYSRNGTHSGDENDDGMSFPLNYAMLVERYPHIEKDHLVKLLKQLLLSAPSPSRGICGKNAPNAADVPTLLGRNSFSLLSYDRDKGNNEVKRPPAHMRWPHMRADQVRGLSLREIGGGFARHCRAPSIRAASYAIAKPSTMVQKMQNTKRLRGHRNAVYCAMFDRSGRYVVTGSDDRLVKIWSMETAYCLASCRGHEGDITDLAVSSNNALVASSSNDCSIRVWRLPDGFPISVLKGHTGAVTAIAFSPKPNSIYNLLSSSDDGTCRIWDARYSQFSPRIYVPRPSDSLAGKNNGPSSSSVPQSHQIFCCAFNANGTVFVTGSSDTLARVWNACKPNAEDLDQPNHEIDVLSGHENDVNYVQFSGCAVASKFTMSDTSKEENIPKFRNSWFTHDNIVTCSRDGSAIIWIPRSRRSHGKSGRWTRAYHLKVPPPPMPPQPPRGGPRQRMLPTPRGVNMIVWSLDNRFVLAAIMDCRICVWNAADGSLVHSLTGHTESTYVLDVHPFNPRIAMSAGYDGKTIVWDIWEGTPIRIYDTSRFKLVDGKFSPDGTSIILSDDVGQLYILNTGQGESQMDAKYDQFFLGDYRPLIYDTLGNALDQETQLPPYRRNMEDLLCGSDMVPYPEPYQTAYQQRRLGALGKEWHPSSLRLAVGPDFSVDPDYQMLPLADLDLSIEPLPEIVDAMDWEPENEVQSEDNDSEYNVTEDCFPGGEQGSLSSISSGDPECSAEDSEDEDSVDGLRRSKRKKQKAEVEIMTSSGRRVKRRNLDECDGNPHRFNRTRKSRNGRKASKRKSTSKSLRPQRAAARNALNLFSKITGTSTDGEDEDGSEDNLSESESSLHDSIVESDKSDSSLQNKQSKYLKGKEVSLDDCEDLVEPCELPESHFNDGNRKRLIFKLPIRDSNKLVLPRSISHKSNYQADLVGSSSKASQEAFEENGSHTSSQDQGHFSGDANCSTIERKGRGRLDKVEDHLDLSEFYSNGQIRWGGVKARTSKRLRFGEAVPSDAYDRSHVCQVGQGEKENNVDGNMKTQQDSVMISPPTIEIQNFGDNIDRMAVMNGKVIGDSTSEEFKGESPKSVHVVAQDTTISSLPYKNGTDHHPEQIERGTPSPTKLRIMSKRILEDPESPSKQEMRFLVENQNNGWHESPSNKEQDPVAPDGEGTSGVNADDEDESDSQIDKISLSLAHDSQELHLNSNKRYAAVYKRSKSHRSRANLEVDSGGVGESTSNASNNSIIAGLDSQEGFINGARRTRSTRLKEYTHDSDNVSDGLKSGPGDESGNTFRSTHNNSTHSCQTPTDNWGSTARITVGLRSTRNRRASNHVRDIIPVDRRKSHQSAKKRSWLMLSTHEEGSRYIPQQGDEVVYLRQGHQEYIDYFNSREPGPWTYIKGIIRAVEFCKVEDLKYSSLAGSGESCCKMILKFVDPDSNVYQQSFKLTLPEVMGFPDFLVERTRFDAAMAKKWTFRDKCKVWWRNEVEGEEDGSWWDGRITSSQAKSVDFPDSPWERYTIQYKTDPREKHNHSPWELFDTDTQWEEPHIDNEIRNKLLSAFAKLEQSGNKAQDRYGVQKLKIVSDKSHFTNRFPVVLSLEVIQARLENSYYRSMEALKHDAKVMLSNAESYFAKNVEMLDKIKRLSEWFTRTLASL; encoded by the exons GAAATATGGCCTTTAGGAAATATGTCCCTTCTGGAGATGCGCAGAAGGATTTGAAACCTTTGAGATTTTCCATTAAGGGGCATGAGAAGACTCAACTTGTGGATCCAAATACAAGTCATACTATGGAGCGTGATGTGGATATTGACCACAgagaaatttattttcttattatgcATTTTCTTTCAGCTGGGCCATGTCACAGAACTTACGGCCAGTTGTGGAATGAACTTCTCGAACATCAACTTTTACCTAGAAGATATCATGCTTGGTATTCAAGGAATGGGACACATAGTGGGGATGAAAATGATGATGGCATGTCCTTTCCATTAAATTACGCCATGTTGGTGGAGAG GTATCCTCACATTGAAAAGGATCACTTGGTAAAGCTTTTGAAGCAGCTGTTGCTAAGTGCACCTTCTCCATCACGTGGCATATGTGGTAAAAATGCTCCAAATGCAGCTGATGTGCCTACTCTTCTTGGGAGGAATTCATTTTCACTATTAAGCT ATGATAGGGACAAAGGAAACAATGAAGTCAAGAGGCCCCCTGCTCACATGCGATGGCCTCATATGAGAGCCGATCAAGTTCGTGGGCTAAGTTTGAGGGAAATTGGGGGTGGTTTTGCAAGACATTGCCGTGCCCCTTCGATTCGTGCAGCAAGTTATGCCATTGCAAAACCATCTACCATGGTACAGAAGATGCAAAATACCAAGAGACTAAGGGGACACAGGAATGCTGTATATTGTG CAATGTTTGATCGCTCTGGGAGATATGTTGTTACTGGTTCAGATGATCGTCTTGTTAAAATCTGGTCAATGGAAACTGCATATTGTTTGGCCAGTTGCCGTGGACATGAA GGTGATATCACTGATTTGGCTGTGAGTTCCAACAATGCTTTGGTGGCATCGTCTTCAAATGACTGTAGCATTCGAGTG TGGCGTTTGCCTGATGGGTTCCCAATCTCAGTCCTGAAGGGGCATACTGGAGCTGTTACTGCTATTGCATTTAGCCCCAAACCTAACTCTATTTACAACCTTCTATC GTCATCTGATGATGGAACATGTAGGATATGGGATGCTAGGTATTCCCAGTTCAGTCCAAGGATATATGTTCCAAGGCCTTCAGATTCTCTAGCTG GAAAGAACAATGGTCCATCCTCAAGTAGTGTTCCTCAGAGccatcaaattttttgttgtgcATTTAATGCTAATGGAACTGTCTTTGTTACTGGTAGCTCTGACACTCTTGCCAGG GTGTGGAATGCTTGTAAACCAAATGCAGAAGACTTGGACCAACCAAATCATGAGATAGATGTGTTATCTGGCCATGAGAATGATGTCAATTATGTGCAATTTAG TGGATGTGCTGTAGCATCTAAATTTACTATGTCTGACACCTCAAAGGAAGAGAATATTCCAAAATTTAGGAATTCCTG GTTCACTCACGACAACATAGTTACCTGTTCTCGTGATGGCAGTGCAATTATTTGGATTCCCAGATCACGTAGATCACAT GGGAAATCTGGCCGTTGGACAAGAGCTTATCATCTCAAAGTTCCACCTCCACCAATGCCTCCTCAACCTCCACGAGGGGGTCCTCGTCAGAGAATGCTTCCAACTCCTCGTGGTGTTAATATGATTGTTTGGAGCTTAGACAATCGCTTTGTCCTTGCTGCTATCATGG ATTGCAGAATATGTGTTTGGAATGCTGCTGATGGTAGCTTAGTACATTCTTTGACAGGTCATACTGAATCT ACATATGTTCTGGATGTTCATCCTTTCAACCCACGGATAGCTATGAGTGCTGGTTACGATGGAAAAACCATAGTGTGGGAT ATATGGGAAGGTACACCTATCCGGATATATGATACTTCACGTTTCAAGCTGGTAGATGGGAAGTTTTCACC GGATGGGACATCAATTATACTTTCAGATGATGTTGGTCAACTGTATATATTAAACACTGGCCAAGGCGAGTCCCAAATGGATGCCAAATATGATCAG TTCTTCCTTGGTGATTATCGACCCCTTATTTATGATACGCTTGGAAATGCACTTGACCAG GAAACTCAGCTTCCACCATACCGACGGAATATGGAAGATCTTCTTTGTGGCTCAG ACATGGTGCCATACCCAGAACCCTATCAGACTGCATACCAACAAAGACGTTTAGGAGCTCTGGGTAAAGAATGGCATCCTTCTTCATTGAGACTTGCTGTTGGGCCTGATTTCAGTGTAGATCCAGACTACCAAATGCTTCCTTTGGCAGACTTGGATTTATCAATTGAACCACTGCCAGAGATTGTAGATGCCATGGATTGGGAACCAGAAAATGAAGTGCAAAGTGAAGATAATGATTCAGAATACAATGTTACCGAAGATTGTTTCCCCGGAGGGGAGCAAGGAAGTTTAAGTTCAATTTCCTCTGGTGATCCAGAGTGCAGTGCAGAAGACAGTGAGGATGAGGACTCAGTGGATGGCCTTCGTCGATCGAAGAGGAAAAAACAGAAGGCAGAA GTTGAGATCATGACTTCTTCTGGGAGGCGTGTTAAAAGGAGGAATCTGGATGAGTGTGATGGCAATCCACACAGATTTAATAGAACTAGGAAATCAAGAAATGGCCGAAAAGCTTCAAAGAGGAAATCCACATCAAAATCTTTGAGACCTCAAAGGGCTGCTGCACGCAATGCACTTAATTTGTTCTCAAAAATCACAGGAACATCTACAGATGGTGAAGACGAAGATGGCTCTGAAGATAATTTGTCAGAAAGTGAATCTTCGCTACACGATTCGATCGTTGAGAGTGATAAATCTGATAGTTCTTTGCAAAACAAGCAAAgcaaatatttaaaaggaaaagaagtgTCCCTGGATGACTGTGAGGATCTTGTTGAACCTTGTGAATTACCTGAATCTCATTTCAATGATGGAAACAGGAAGagattgattttcaaattgccTATTCGGGATTCAAATAAGCTTGTACTTCCAAGGAGCATATCACATAAAAGCAATTACCAGGCTGATCTGGTGGGATCATCATCTAAAGCTTCTCAGGAGGCCTTTGAAGAAAATGGGAGCCATACAAGCTCTCAGGATCAAGGGCACTTTTCTGGTGATGCAAACTGCAGTACTATAGAAAGAAAAGGGAGAGGGAGATTAGACAAGGTTGAAGATCATTTAGACCTGTCTGAATTTTACAGTAATGGCCAAATTAGATGGGGAGGGGTCAAGGCTCGTACATCCAAGCGTCTGAGATTTGGTGAAGCAGTGCCATCAGATGCATATGACAGATCTCATGTATGTCAGGTTGGTCAAGGTGAAAAAGAGAATAACGTCGATGGGAACATGAAAACTCAACAGGATAGTGTTATGATATCCCCCCCTACTATAgaaatccaaaattttggggaTAATATCGACAGGATGGCAGTAATGAATGGTAAAGTTATTGGTGATAGTACCTCTGAGGAATTTAAAGGTGAGTCACCAAAATCTGTTCATGTGGTTGCTCAGGATACTACCATCTCCTCTTTGCCGTACAAAAATGGGACTGATCACCACCCTGAGCAAATTGAGAGAGGCACACCTAGCCCAACAAAGTTAAGGATAATGTCGAAAAGGATTTTAGAGGATCCTGAAAGTCCTTCCAAGCAGGAAATGAGATTTTTGGTAGAAAATCAGAACAATGGTTGGCATGAAAGCCCTTCAAACAAGGAACAGGATCCAGTTGCACCTGATGGTGAAGGAACCAGTGGAGTTAatgcagatgatgaagatgaatcAGACTCTCAGATTGATAAAATTTCGTTGTCCCTGGCACATGATTCACAGGAGTTGCATTTGAATTCAAACAAAAGGTATGCGGCTGTTTACAAGAGGTCAAAATCACACAGGAGTAGGGCTAATTTAGAAGTTGATAGTGGTGGTGTGGGGGAAAGCACTTCAAATGCTAGCAACAATAGTATAATTGCAGGACTGGACTCTCAAGAAGGCTTTATTAATGGGGCTCGTAGGACAAGGTCCACGAGACTGAAGGAATATACACATGATTCAGACAATGTCAGTGATGGTCTCAAGTCAGGGCCAGGAGATGAATCAGGGAATACATTTAGAAGTACCCATAATAATTCCACTCACAGCTGTCAAACCCCTACCGACAATTGGGGATCAACTGCAAGAATTACTGTTGGACTGAGGTCAACTAGAAACAGGAGGGCCAGTAATCATGTTCGTGACATAATTCCAGTAGATAGAAGGAAGTCACATCAATCAGCTAAAAAAAGATCATGGTTAATGTTGTCAACACATGAGGAGGGTTCCCGATATATTCCCCAGCAAGGGGATGAAGTTGTATATTTGAGACAG GGGCATCAAGAgtatattgattattttaattcaaGAGAACCAGGGCCTTGGACATACATAAAGGGCATCATAAGAGCTGTGGAATTTTGTAAAGTTGAAGACCTCAAGTATTCCTCACTTGCAGGGTCTGGGGAGAGCTGCTGTAAAATGATACTTAAATTTGTAGATCCAGATTCCAATGTGTACCAACAATCTTTTAAATTGACTCTGCCTGAAGTGATGGGCTTCCCGGACTTTCTTGTTGAAAGGACTCGGTTTGATGCTGCCATGGCCAAAAAATGGACCTTCAGGGATAAGTGCAAAGTATGGTGGAGAAATGAAGTTGAAGGTGAAGAAGATGGTAGTTGGTGGGATGGTCGGATAACGTCCTCGCAGGCCAAATCAGTAGATTTTCCTGATAGTCCATGGGAGAGGTATACTATTCAGTACAAGACTGACCCCAGAGAAAAGCATAATCATAGTCCTTGGGAACTCTTTGATACTGATACTCAATGGGAGGAACCTCACATCGATAATGAGATCAGAAATAAGCTGCTGTCTGCTTTTGCCAAGTTAGAGCAGTCAGGCAACAAAGCCCAG GATCGTTATGgagttcaaaaattgaaaattgtttcaGACAAGTCACATTTTACAAACAG GTTTCCTGTTGTGTTGTCTCTCGAAGTGATCCAGGCAAGATTAGAGAACAGCTACTATAGAAGTATGGAGGCATTGAAGCATGACGCCAAGGTCATGCTGTCAAATGCCGAATCTTACTTTGCAAAGAATGTGGAAATGTTAGACAAGATAAAACGCCTTTCAGAATGGTTCACACGGACATTAGCCTCTTTGTAG